From the genome of Eucalyptus grandis isolate ANBG69807.140 chromosome 2, ASM1654582v1, whole genome shotgun sequence, one region includes:
- the LOC104433010 gene encoding type IV inositol polyphosphate 5-phosphatase 9 isoform X1 — protein MWTRLVANKILRKGLGSNNFVADYPINIEDSLVGFPILEDPSLSGKSNLNHHRDTLKYKVFVSTWNVGGVAPDEDLAMEDFLDTCNNSYDIYVLGFQEIVPLKASNVLGSENANLCMKWNSLIRETLSGNRDCRHGSDYEKKRMHGREYHCIVSKQMVGIFISVWIRSELRPYVSYPSVSCVGCGVMFCLGNKGSVSVRFLLHETSFCFVCTHLASGGKEGDEKWRTSNMAEILSRTAFPRGPLLNLPRKVLDHDRVIVLGDLNYRISLPEATTRELVNRKGWDALLDKDQLRMELMNGHVLQGWHEGTIQFAPTYKYIPNSDLYYGCFQAKKGEKRRSPAWCDRIIWCGKGLKQNLYTRGESWLSDHRPVKAIFTAEVGVSRTLRGLRSLFLSERFDPVASRFVVSSKDDGLLCKGRSSFQI, from the exons atgtggACCAGATTGGTAGCTAACAAGATCCTGAGGAAGGGATTGGGAAGCAACAACTTCGTCGCTGATTACCCCATCAACATCGAAGACTCTCTCGTCGGCTTCCCCATATTGGAAGATCCCTCCTTAAGCGGCAAGAGCAATTTGAACCACCACAGGGACACCCTAAAGTACAA AGTTTTTGTTAGTACTTGGAATGTTGGAGGGGTTGCACCGGATGAAGATTTGGCGATGGAGGACTTCTTAGATACGTGCAACAACTCCTACGATATCTATGTTCTAGG GTTTCAAGAGATTGTGCCATTGAAGGCGTCCAATGTTCTGGGGTCTGAGAACGCAAATCTCTGCATGAAATGGAATTCGCTCATCAGAGAGACCTTGAGTGGAAACCGTGATTGCCGCCATGGATCTGACTATGAGAAGAAGAGGATGCATGGGCGAGAGTATCACTGTATTGTCAGCAAGCAAATGGTGGGGATATTTATCTCGGTGTGGATTCGCAGTGAACTTCGTCCCTACGTCAGCTATCCGAGCGTTTCATGCGTTGGCTGTGGCGTTATGTTCTGCCTAGGCAACAAG GGGTCAGTTTCGGTGAGGTTTCTATTACACGAGACGAGCTTCTGCTTTGTGTGCACTCATCTCGCCTCTGGAGGCAAAGAAGGAGATGAAAAGTGGAGGACGTCCAACATGGCAGAGATATTATCTCGGACCGCCTTTCCTAGGGGCCCATTGCTTAATTTACCTAGAAAAGTTCTGGACCACGA TCGGGTCATTGTGCTCGGAGACTTGAATTACCGGATTTCGTTACCGGAAGCAACCACTCGAGAGCTGGTAAATAGAAAAGGATGGGATGCATTGCTAGACAAAGACCAG CTGAGGATGGAGCTGATGAACGGGCATGTATTACAAGGTTGGCACGAAGGGACGATCCAATTCGCCCCCACATACAAATATATTCCGAACTCCGACTTGTATTACGGATGCTTTCAAgcaaaaaagggagaaaaaaggcGTTCTCCTGCGTG GTGTGACAGGATAATTTGGTGTGGAAAAGGATTGAAGCAAAATTTGTACACACGAGGCGAATCATGGCTGTCTGATCATAGGCCGGTAAAAGCGATATTCACTGCAGAGGTCGGGGTTTCGCGAACATTGAGAGGGCTTCGGAGCTTATTTCTATCTGAACGGTTCGATCCAGTCGCAAGCCGATTTGTGGTCTCATCCAAGGACGATGGATTGCTATGTAAAGGCCGGTCCAGCTTCCAAATTTGA
- the LOC104435404 gene encoding cyclin-J18, with protein MRERDQRRPADPRLPTVEFLILSAQCHAQRLGVDPIVKYTALSLFADRFCASLSRSEEGNAIQHWLLQPIRESNLQFFSLVSIWISSKIHLSQPLSVKTLKSWGDRSITEQHFTTRDFSEGEVVFLQMLDFEIGSASDAFMFLEQLYIQFKEVAAVGKLLSFEACMDVMDLLYEKEDMTRLYRSPRPLAASILVCSYLMTVPKQSLEFPILAWGTISCSSYCHFIFSTIVSSFRNQIVTGLSLNMVYLNHKI; from the exons ATGCGGGAGCGGGACCAGCGTCGTCCGGCCGACCCGCGGCTTCCCACGGTGGAATTCCTCATCCTCTCCGCGCAG TGCCATGCGCAGCGGCTCGGAGTCGATCCGATTGTCAAGTACACCGCGCTGTCGCTCTTCGCCGATCGGTTCTGCGCTTCTCTCTCCAG GTCTGAAGAGGGCAATGCCATTCAACACTGGCTACTACAGCCTATTAGAGAGAGCAACCTGCAGTTCTTTTCACTCGTCTCTATCTGGATCTCAAGCAAA ATACATCTGTCTCAGCCGCTGTCGGTAAAGACCTTGAAGTCTTGGGGGGATCGGAGCATCACTGAACAACATTTTACAACTCGAGACTTTTCTGAAGGA GAAGTGGTCTTTTTGCAG ATGCTGGACTTTGAAATTGGATCCGCAAGTGATGCTTTCATGTTCCTCGAACAACTCTACATCCAATTCAA GGAAGTCGCAGCAGTAGGGAAGCTTTTGAGTTTTGAAGCATGCATGGATGTCATGGATCTTCTCTATGAAAAGGAGGACATGACAAGGCTTTATCGTTCTCCTCGCCCTCTTGCTGCATCTATCTTG GTTTGTTCCTATCTTATGACAGTCCCAAAACAGAGTTTGGAATTTCCAATTCTTGCTTGGGGTACTATTTCGTGTTCAAGTTATTGCCATTTCATCTTCTCCACGATAGTTTCTTCTTTTCGCAACCAAATAGTTACTGGACTAAGCCTTAATATGGTGTACCTTAACCATAAGATATAA
- the LOC104433008 gene encoding putative clathrin assembly protein At1g25240 translates to MKLWKRAAGALKDRNSLLINTLSRRQRHSSDLHAAVIRATSHDEARVDYRNSQRVFAWARTAPSIHLKPLVWAISSRAHRTRSWSVALKCLMLLHGVFCCKVPAVQRIGRLPFDLSDFTDGHSSLSKTWGHNALVRAYFNFLDQKSAFLYADLKEIRKVKAAGPEDSIMAEIVMLQKLQSLLSLLLQVRPQAEGMRGTLVLEAMDCIIIEIFDTYSRVCNLIARVLSRIYGASLAEASMVLLVLRQANAQGDDLADYFEFCKVYGVLNASEFPKVERIPEEDIREVERIVNGEGEEESKAIVVRESSGGGGGELVLSSGKVLRTVVTDKWEVFDDGGDDLTSVNGGNGMERDIVSIRSLNDPQPQRQPHHVHACKLEIPDLITF, encoded by the coding sequence atgAAGCTGTGGAAGAGAGCCGCCGGAGCTCTCAAGGACCGGAACAGCCTCTTGATCAACACCCTCTCGCGGCGGCAACGCCACAGCTCCGACCTCCACGCCGCGGTCATCCGGGCCACCAGCCACGACGAGGCCCGGGTCGACTACCGGAACTCCCAGCGCGTCTTCGCTTGGGCCCGCACCGCCCCGTCCATCCACCTCAAGCCCCTCGTGTGGGCCATCTCCTCCCGCGCCCACCGCACCCGCAGCTGGTCCGTCGCCCTCAAGTGCCTCATGCTCCTCCACGGCGTCTTCTGCTGCAAGGTCCCCGCCGTCCAGCGCATCGGCCGCCTCCCCTTCGACCTCTCCGACTTCACCGACGGCCACTCCTCCCTCTCCAAGACGTGGGGCCACAACGCCCTCGTCCGCGCCTACTTCAACTTCCTCGACCAGAAGTCGGCCTTCCTCTACGCCGACCTCAAGGAGATCCGCAAGGTCAAGGCCGCCGGCCCCGAGGACTCGATCATGGCGGAGATCGTCATGCTCCAGAAGCTGCAgtccctcctctccctcctcctccagGTCAGGCCGCAGGCCGAGGGGATGCGCGGCACCCTCGTCCTCGAGGCCATGGACTGCATCATCATCGAGATCTTCGACACGTACAGCAGGGTGTGCAACCTGATCGCCAGGGTCCTCTCGCGGATCTACGGGGCCTCGCTGGCCGAGGCCTCCATGGTGCTCTTGGTGCTCCGGCAGGCCAACGCGCAGGGCGACGATCTCGCCGACTACTTCGAGTTTTGCAAGGTCTACGGCGTGCTCAATGCGTCTGAGTTCCCGAAGGTCGAGCGGATCCCGGAGGAGGACATCCGGGAGGTGGAGAGGATAGTCAACGGTGAGGGCGAAGAGGAGTCTAAGGCCATCGTGGTGAGAgagagcagcggcggcggcggcggcgaactGGTGCTGTCGTCGGGGAAGGTGTTGAGGACCGTCGTGACGGACAAGTGGGAGGTCttcgacgacggcggcgacgacctCACGAGCGTGAACGGCGGCAATGGAATGGAACGGGACATTGTTAGTATAAGAAGTTTGAACGATCCTCAACCTCAACGTCAACCGCACCATGTGCACGCTTGTAAACTTGAGATTCCGGATTTAATCACTTTCTAG
- the LOC104433010 gene encoding type IV inositol polyphosphate 5-phosphatase 9 isoform X2: MWTRLVANKILRKGLGSNNFVADYPINIEDSLVGFPILEDPSLSGKSNLNHHRDTLKYKFQEIVPLKASNVLGSENANLCMKWNSLIRETLSGNRDCRHGSDYEKKRMHGREYHCIVSKQMVGIFISVWIRSELRPYVSYPSVSCVGCGVMFCLGNKGSVSVRFLLHETSFCFVCTHLASGGKEGDEKWRTSNMAEILSRTAFPRGPLLNLPRKVLDHDRVIVLGDLNYRISLPEATTRELVNRKGWDALLDKDQLRMELMNGHVLQGWHEGTIQFAPTYKYIPNSDLYYGCFQAKKGEKRRSPAWCDRIIWCGKGLKQNLYTRGESWLSDHRPVKAIFTAEVGVSRTLRGLRSLFLSERFDPVASRFVVSSKDDGLLCKGRSSFQI, encoded by the exons atgtggACCAGATTGGTAGCTAACAAGATCCTGAGGAAGGGATTGGGAAGCAACAACTTCGTCGCTGATTACCCCATCAACATCGAAGACTCTCTCGTCGGCTTCCCCATATTGGAAGATCCCTCCTTAAGCGGCAAGAGCAATTTGAACCACCACAGGGACACCCTAAAGTACAA GTTTCAAGAGATTGTGCCATTGAAGGCGTCCAATGTTCTGGGGTCTGAGAACGCAAATCTCTGCATGAAATGGAATTCGCTCATCAGAGAGACCTTGAGTGGAAACCGTGATTGCCGCCATGGATCTGACTATGAGAAGAAGAGGATGCATGGGCGAGAGTATCACTGTATTGTCAGCAAGCAAATGGTGGGGATATTTATCTCGGTGTGGATTCGCAGTGAACTTCGTCCCTACGTCAGCTATCCGAGCGTTTCATGCGTTGGCTGTGGCGTTATGTTCTGCCTAGGCAACAAG GGGTCAGTTTCGGTGAGGTTTCTATTACACGAGACGAGCTTCTGCTTTGTGTGCACTCATCTCGCCTCTGGAGGCAAAGAAGGAGATGAAAAGTGGAGGACGTCCAACATGGCAGAGATATTATCTCGGACCGCCTTTCCTAGGGGCCCATTGCTTAATTTACCTAGAAAAGTTCTGGACCACGA TCGGGTCATTGTGCTCGGAGACTTGAATTACCGGATTTCGTTACCGGAAGCAACCACTCGAGAGCTGGTAAATAGAAAAGGATGGGATGCATTGCTAGACAAAGACCAG CTGAGGATGGAGCTGATGAACGGGCATGTATTACAAGGTTGGCACGAAGGGACGATCCAATTCGCCCCCACATACAAATATATTCCGAACTCCGACTTGTATTACGGATGCTTTCAAgcaaaaaagggagaaaaaaggcGTTCTCCTGCGTG GTGTGACAGGATAATTTGGTGTGGAAAAGGATTGAAGCAAAATTTGTACACACGAGGCGAATCATGGCTGTCTGATCATAGGCCGGTAAAAGCGATATTCACTGCAGAGGTCGGGGTTTCGCGAACATTGAGAGGGCTTCGGAGCTTATTTCTATCTGAACGGTTCGATCCAGTCGCAAGCCGATTTGTGGTCTCATCCAAGGACGATGGATTGCTATGTAAAGGCCGGTCCAGCTTCCAAATTTGA
- the LOC104433009 gene encoding uncharacterized protein LOC104433009, whose protein sequence is MELSCGDDANTEERRVSLTEGTHNSGEGGNCMEVHHHHHEVELEIEFWPLEHPTEPPDEDQPVQCPMLSTSAIPGAQMNEERIAESMRKRAEAQELAKTGKVTVASEPSVRPLRKRHHTLTHGDIVITPVRTMPPPPPPPPHNITIFRMLQQRFDSLEN, encoded by the exons ATGGAACTTTCATGTGGGGATGACGCt AATACAGAGGAGCGGAGAGTTTCATTGACAGAAGGCACGCATAATAGTGGGGAAGGAGGTAATTGCATGGAAGTCCATCATCACCACCATGAGGTGGAATTGGAGATTGAATTCTGGCCGCTGGAACACCCGACTGAGCCGCCGGACGAAGATCAGCCCGTGCAATGCCCAATGCTCAGCACTTCTGCTATTCCC GGTGCGCAAATGAACGAGGAGCGAATTGCGGAGAGCATGAGGAAGCGAGCAGAAGCACAGGAATTGGCAAAGACAGGGAAGGTCACGGTGGCTTCTGAACCGTCGGTCCGACCCCTGCGCAAGAGGCATCACACACTTACCCATGGGGACATCGTCATAACCCCAGTAAGGACCATGcctccaccgccgccacctccaccGCACAACATCACCATTTTCCGCATGCTTCAGCAGCGGTTTGACAGTCTCGAGAACTGA
- the LOC104433007 gene encoding PHD finger protein MALE STERILITY 1 has product MSHLDLTACKKRKRGERVFSFKTFGENGYPIEFDGSFLENVKALLELGQPESSSCIGVPCWSFELEINRQPPLHVLLYVIEEPIEASLSRHCKHCLYVGWGQHLICNKKYHFFLLSKDITPASLIFNGDSVDANPVKVKLNLVEAHGHTMHGVFHSNGFGHLMCINGLESGSDLPGFQIMDFWDRLCTGLKARKVSLNDVSYKRGMELRLLHGLAYGEPWFGRWGYRFCRGSFGVTLPMYKKAIEAIQGMPLTLLVHHLGNSSHDVLLIFSRYQSLSDRTLVSLGDLFHFMLELMTRVPKSNFIDSYYSQSFLLETACRWSPKRVEMATRVIIEVLKRAEFRWISRQEVRDAARAYIGDTGLLDFVLKSLGNHVVGKYLVRRSLNPVTKVLEYCLEDVSKASVESEGSVASSSNLRTGSKITRAQLMKDMFCVYKHTFKEHELGSHTHISDNVSLMARIILDSRYLIKEYNGDLPSKLELGLGGKFKLFCTVLLRDYVRCEWKTTLMPPYECIVLKENATVNELKVKVERNFRELYWGLKSFVAESIVNLNTSGLETVFGLVEVGRRLVLEGSVRDQGSTARDVYECGADGGRVVDCACGTKEDDGERMIACAVCEVWQHTWCVQIPNSEEVPGIFICKRCEQVIMVLPSLP; this is encoded by the exons ATGTCTCATTTGGACTTGACGGCAtgcaagaagaggaagaggggagagagggtTTTTAGTTTCAAGACATTCGGAGAAAACGGGTATCCAATCGAGTTTGACGGGTCGTTTCTTGAGAATGTGAAGGCACTGCTTGAATTAGGGCAACCTGAGAGTAGCTCGTGCATTGGAGTGCCATGCTGGTCGTTTGAGCTCGAGATCAATCGCCAACCACCTCTTCATGTCTTGCTTTACGTGATTGAAGAGCCAATTGAGGCTTCACTCAGTCGTCACTGCAAGCACTGCTTATACGTAG GCTGGGGTCAACATCTAATTTGCAACAAGAAGTACCACTTCTTCTTGCTTTCCAAGGACATAACACCTGCTTCTTTGATCTTCAACGGTGATTCGGTTGATGCAAATCCAGTGAAAGTTAAATTAAACTTAGTGGAAGCACACGGCCACACCATGCACGGTGTCTTCCACTCGAACGGGTTCGGACATTTGATGTGCATTAACGGATTGGAATCAGGTTCGGACTTGCCCGGCTTCCAGATCATGGACTTTTGGGATCGATTATGTACTGGTTTAAAAGCAAG GAAAGTGAGTTTGAATGACGTTTCCTATAAAAGAGGCATGGAGCTGAGGTTGCTTCATGGATTAGCTTATGGTGAGCCATGGTTCGGTCGCTGGGGTTACCGGTTTTGCCGAGGAAGCTTCGGCGTTACTCTTCCCATGTACAAGAAAGCCATAGAAGCCATTCAAGGCATGCCCTTAACTCTACTTGTCCATCACTTGGGAAACTCCAGCCACGACGTGCTATTGATCTTCTCGAGGTATCAATCACTGTCGGACCGCACCTTGGTCAGCCTCGGCGACCTCTTCCATTTCATGTTGGAGCTCATGACCCGCGTTCCAAAATCGAACTTCATCGATTCGTATTACAGTCAGAGTTTCCTCCTGGAGACCGCATGCAGATGGTCGCCGAAGCGAGTCGAGATGGCGACCCGAGTGATCATCGAGGTCCTAAAGAGAGCCGAGTTCAGGTGGATTTCGAGGCAAGAAGTGAGGGATGCCGCCCGTGCCTACATCGGCGACACGGGGCTGTTGGACTTCGTTCTGAAATCGCTCGGGAACCACGTCGTGGGGAAATACTTGGTTCGTCGGAGTTTGAACCCTGTTACAAAAGTTCTAGAATACTGCTTGGAGGACGTGTCCAAAGCGAGCGTAGAGTCGGAAGGTTCAGTCGCGAGCAGTTCGAATCTCAGGACTGGATCCAAGATCACAAGGGCTCAACTCATGAAGGACATGTTTTGTGTTTACAAGCACACCTTCAAAGAGCACGAGCTAGGCAGCCACACCCACATTAGCGACAACGTATCACTCATGGCGAGGATCATCTTGGACTCCAGATACCTTATCAAAGAATACAATGGAGATTTGCCATCCAAATTGGAGCTTGGTTTGGGAGGTAAGTTCAAACTATTCTGCACGGTTCTGTTGAGAGACTATGTCCGTTGCGAATGGAAGACTACGCTGATGCCGCCCTATGAATGCATCGTACTGAAAGAAAATGCCACTGTGAACGAGCTAAAGGTCAAGGTGGAACGGAATTTTCGGGAACTGTATTGGGGACTAAAGAGCTTCGTCGCCGAATCCATCGTCAATCTGAACACTAGCGGTTTGGAGACGGTCTTCGGGCTGGTGGAAGTGGGACGCAGGCTCGTACTCGAAGGTAGCGTTCGAGATCAAGGATCGACCGCGCGGGACGTGTACGAATGTGGTGCGGACGGTGGCCGCGTGGTAGATTGTGCTTGCGGCACCAAGGAAGATGACGGCGAGCGAATGATCGCGTGTGCCGTGTGCGAAGTCTGGCAACATACGTGGTGCGTTCAGATCCCGAATAGCGAAGAAGTTCCGGGAATATTTATTTGCAAGAGATGTGAGCAAGTAATCATGGTCTTGCCTTCTCTACCCTAA